A single window of Malus sylvestris chromosome 5, drMalSylv7.2, whole genome shotgun sequence DNA harbors:
- the LOC126622768 gene encoding glycine-rich protein 23-like, translated as MARWCIVVVLALVVAHTTARNVPMPNDAGFKDQKNFIGGAGGFSGVGDSGLPFAGAGAGVGGSLPGGLGGGAGGIGGVAGLGGLGGGSGGIGGLGGSGGLPGFGGLGGAGGLGGVGGLGGTSGLGGLGGLGGAAGGVLGGAGAGVGGGVGGGVGGGSGVLPYP; from the coding sequence atggcaaGGTGGTGCATTGTGGTGGTTCTTGCTCTAGTTGTAGCTCACACAACAGCTAGAAATGTGCCTATGCCAAATGACGCTGGTTTCAAAGACCAAAAGAACTTTATTGGTGGAGCTGGTGGCTTCTCAGGCGTTGGCGACAGTGGGCTCCCATTTGCTGGAGCAGGGGCAGGAGTTGGTGGCAGTCTTCCTGGCGGACTTGGTGGCGGCGCTGGAGGGATAGGTGGAGTTGCTGGCCTTGGAGGACttggtggtggtagtggtggaATCGGTGGCTTAGGTGGTAGTGGTGGCTTACCCGGTTTTGGTGGCTTAGGCGGCGCTGGCGGTTTGGGTGGTGTCGGTGGACTGGGAGGGACAAGTGGCTTGGGTGGACTTGGTGGATTAGGTGGCGCGGCTGGTGGTGTTTTGGGCGGTGCTGGTGCAGGTGTTGGTGGGGGAGTCGGTGGTGGTGTTGGTGGTGGAAGTGGTGTTCTTCCTTACCCTTGA